Genomic DNA from bacterium:
GAAGGCGTCTGATATCAATGAGGACGCAGGGATTCTCGCCTCTCCCGGGTCTTGGAGCCAGGGGAGCGGACGGCCCCGCCCATCGGCGGATTCGCCCGGCCCCCCAAAAGGGAGAGTACACTTGGATTCCGCTCCATCGGCCCAGGACGAATCGCGCTGGATCGACCAATGCCTCACGGGCGATCCGGATGCCTTCGAGCCGCTCATCCGGCACACGGCCAGCCGCATCCGGGGCCTGGTCTGGGGGATGCTGGGAGAGCGCCGGGAGGATACCGAGGATGTGGTGCAGGAAATCTTTCTCAAGGCCTACATGGCCCTCCCCCGCTTCCGCCGCGAATCGCGCTTTTCGACCTGGGTCCACCGCATCGCGGTCAACCATTGCCGGGACATCGCGCGCCGCGCACCGCCGCCGCCTGCCGAGCTGGACGAAAGCACCCTGGCCAATCTGCCGGCGCCCGAGCCCGACGAGAAGCCGGAAGAGGACAACCTTGACGCGGAAAAAGCAGTGGCGGAGCTGTCCCGCCTCCTGGATCGGATGAAGGAAGACCACCGGAGAATACTGGTCATGCGGGAGATTGAAGATCTGAGCTACGAGGAAATCGGCGAAATTCTGGGCATCGCCCCCGGCACCGTACGCTCGCGCCTGAGCCGGGCACGGGCGGCCTTGATCCGGGCCGCGGAAAAATTGGAGAATTCTTCTCAATGACTCTTTGGGAACGCTGGAAAAAAAGCCAGGCCTCGGCCGCACGGTGGGACCATCCCGCCCCAGGAGACGCGCGCATCCTCAACCTGAAGCGCCTCCTCCGCGCGGCGCCGCGGGAAAATGGCCGTGCGGACGATCTTCTCTGGCAGCGCATCCGCCGCCAGCTGAAACCGTTCGGGTTCGAAGCGCCGGCACCCCCTCCCCTGTTCACCGCGCTCGCATCCATGGGCCCCCGGTTCGCCGTGGCGGCTGCCGCCGTCCTCATGCTCTCGCTCGGGCTCTACGCCCTCCCGGAGCAAAAACCCGACATTCAGCCCCCAACCCAGGTGGCATCGCTCGAAAACGCCTCTCCCCTCTCCAATGAACCGTTCGAAATCCAGAGCGGGGATGAGCTTTTGCAATATATCGCCTACGGCACGAACCGCTGATCGCGCCTGCGGAGGAGCCTCATGGATTTCTGGAACCAGACCGAGGGAGCAAAGAAGAAGGCGTCCCTGATCCTACTGGCCATCCTGATCGCCGGCATCGTGGGCGGGTATTTCGCCGGCAGGTGGCACGGCCAGCGGATCGCCTTTGCGTTCGCCTCCCGGCAATGGGGCGGAGCCCAGGGGCGCGTGCACTTCATGGAGCGCCTCCAGCAGGATTTGAGTCTCCGTGCGGACCAGCGGGAGAAGATGGGAACCTCGCTGCGTCTATACCACCAGAGGATGATGACGCTGCGGAATCAGTACCGGCCCCAGATTGACGGCCTGATTCAGGAAGCCACGCAGGAGCTTCGGGGCTTCCTGGACGAAGCACAGCGGGAAAAGTTCGACGTCATGG
This window encodes:
- a CDS encoding sigma-70 family RNA polymerase sigma factor — encoded protein: MDSAPSAQDESRWIDQCLTGDPDAFEPLIRHTASRIRGLVWGMLGERREDTEDVVQEIFLKAYMALPRFRRESRFSTWVHRIAVNHCRDIARRAPPPPAELDESTLANLPAPEPDEKPEEDNLDAEKAVAELSRLLDRMKEDHRRILVMREIEDLSYEEIGEILGIAPGTVRSRLSRARAALIRAAEKLENSSQ